One segment of Candidatus Sulfotelmatobacter sp. DNA contains the following:
- a CDS encoding TetR/AcrR family transcriptional regulator: MKTEPPAARTALLPQRQHGKRRVASLLAAAAAVFEERGFEAATMAEVAARADAPIGSLYRFFPNKEALGDALLQRYAERMAQAFANLDAAERKSLAAFSDGLLEVMADLHGEKLAILPLLDTYASAPSRRAELYGSILRLIVDVLRRRKPQLSPGAAADMAVVLVQNMKSMKSLRTETDGTDNAGAIAELQAMTRLYLASKLGEPGG, encoded by the coding sequence ATGAAGACGGAACCCCCCGCCGCGCGAACCGCGCTGCTCCCGCAGCGGCAGCACGGCAAGCGACGCGTTGCCTCACTGCTGGCGGCGGCGGCCGCGGTGTTCGAAGAGCGGGGGTTCGAAGCGGCGACGATGGCCGAGGTGGCGGCGCGCGCCGACGCCCCGATCGGCTCGCTCTACCGGTTCTTCCCCAACAAGGAAGCGCTGGGGGATGCGTTGCTGCAGCGCTACGCCGAGCGGATGGCGCAGGCGTTCGCCAACCTCGACGCCGCCGAACGCAAGTCGCTGGCCGCCTTCAGCGACGGATTGCTCGAGGTCATGGCCGATCTGCACGGCGAGAAGCTGGCGATTCTCCCCCTGCTCGACACCTACGCCAGCGCGCCCTCGCGGCGCGCCGAGCTGTACGGCTCGATCCTGCGGCTGATCGTCGACGTCCTGCGCCGCCGCAAGCCGCAGCTCTCACCCGGCGCGGCGGCCGACATGGCGGTGGTGCTGGTGCAGAACATGAAGTCGATGAAGAGCTTGCGCACCGAAACCGACGGAACGGACAACGCCGGCGCGATCGCGGAGCTGCAGGCGATGACTCGCCTCTACCTGGCCAGCAAGCTCGGTGAACCCGGCGGCTGA
- a CDS encoding fatty acyl-CoA synthetase, with protein sequence MAVSSMGVGSGAIGAEIRATSIGAAIRRAALRTPDRVALRFGERSWTYAALDQAVNRLARRLLALGLEPGDRLAAYGRNSDGYLFTWLACTRAGVIHVPINYALRPDELGYIVRQSGARGIVHDLALAANVLASADAAALPLRGHFAGPGAGFDVVGVVLDAGADAAPIEIHNDERIAQILYTSGTTAEPKGAALTHDAFLAQYASCIANADIAEADRSLHALPLYHSGEMHVFLMPHLLLGASTMLIEAPEPALVLRLIEEHRISGFFAPPTVWISLLRHPDFDRRDLSSMRKIWYGASIMPVPVLHELRARLPEARVYNMYGQSEIGPLATVLRPEEHDERPASCGRPVLNVETRVVDEEMRDVPPRVNGEIVHRSPQLLLRYWNKPDETQAAFAGGWFHSGDVAWRDEEGFLYIVDRVKDIINTGGVVVSGREVEEALFTHPAVYEVAVIALPDPKWIEAVTAIVVLRPQTQATADELIEHARATLAPFKVPKRVFFADALPRNTAGKLLKRELRRTYAEAAD encoded by the coding sequence ATGGCCGTTTCGAGCATGGGCGTCGGCTCCGGCGCCATCGGCGCCGAGATACGCGCCACCAGCATCGGGGCCGCGATTCGGCGCGCCGCGCTGCGCACGCCCGACCGGGTGGCGCTGCGTTTCGGCGAGCGCAGTTGGACGTACGCCGCGCTCGACCAGGCGGTGAACCGCCTCGCGCGGCGGCTGCTGGCGCTCGGACTGGAGCCGGGAGACCGGCTCGCCGCCTACGGCCGCAACTCCGACGGCTATCTGTTCACCTGGCTGGCCTGCACCCGCGCCGGCGTCATCCACGTACCGATCAACTACGCGCTGCGGCCCGACGAGCTGGGCTACATCGTCCGGCAGTCCGGCGCACGCGGGATCGTGCACGACCTCGCGTTGGCCGCGAACGTCCTGGCCAGCGCCGATGCCGCCGCGTTGCCGCTGCGCGGGCACTTCGCGGGCCCGGGGGCCGGTTTCGACGTCGTCGGCGTCGTCCTCGACGCCGGCGCCGACGCCGCTCCGATCGAGATCCACAACGACGAGCGCATCGCGCAGATCCTCTACACCTCGGGCACGACCGCGGAACCCAAGGGCGCGGCCCTCACGCACGATGCGTTCCTCGCGCAATACGCCAGCTGCATCGCGAACGCCGACATCGCCGAAGCGGACCGTTCGCTGCACGCGCTGCCGCTCTACCACTCCGGCGAGATGCACGTCTTCTTGATGCCGCATCTGCTGCTGGGTGCCAGCACGATGCTGATCGAAGCGCCCGAACCGGCGCTCGTGCTGCGGCTGATCGAAGAGCATCGCATCAGCGGCTTCTTCGCGCCGCCGACGGTTTGGATCTCGCTGCTGCGCCATCCCGATTTCGACCGCCGCGACCTGAGCAGCATGCGCAAGATCTGGTACGGCGCCTCGATCATGCCGGTCCCGGTGCTGCACGAGCTGCGCGCGCGGCTGCCCGAAGCGCGCGTGTACAACATGTACGGGCAAAGCGAGATCGGTCCGCTGGCGACGGTCTTGCGCCCGGAGGAGCACGACGAGCGGCCGGCGTCGTGCGGGCGGCCGGTGCTCAACGTCGAGACGCGCGTCGTCGACGAGGAGATGCGCGACGTGCCGCCGCGCGTCAACGGCGAGATCGTCCACCGCTCGCCGCAGTTGCTGCTGCGCTACTGGAACAAGCCCGACGAAACGCAAGCCGCCTTCGCCGGCGGCTGGTTCCACTCGGGCGACGTCGCCTGGCGCGACGAGGAGGGCTTTCTCTACATCGTCGACCGGGTCAAGGACATCATCAACACCGGCGGCGTGGTCGTCTCCGGGCGCGAGGTCGAGGAGGCCCTCTTCACGCACCCGGCCGTCTACGAGGTCGCCGTCATCGCGCTGCCCGACCCGAAGTGGATCGAGGCGGTCACGGCGATCGTCGTCCTGCGGCCCCAGACCCAGGCCACCGCGGACGAGCTGATCGAGCACGCGCGAGCGACCTTGGCGCCCTTCAAGGTCCCCAAGCGCGTCTTCTTCGCGGATGCCTTGCCGCGCAACACCGCCGGCAAGCTGCTCAAGCGGGAGCTGCGCCGGACGTACGCCGAGGCGGCCGACTGA
- a CDS encoding hemerythrin domain-containing protein, with the protein MGFNATHMYRGQHERLRHHAEMMLHATTESAHTLLLARLAGSLKMHLKGEDESLYPHLLTHGSAEVRIKAAQFQMSMSEFSERFDRFYQRWTKEGSIASDPAGYQAELRVIIDSLVRRMDLEDNELYALADRLNAA; encoded by the coding sequence ATGGGTTTCAATGCGACGCACATGTATCGCGGACAACACGAACGGCTGCGGCACCACGCGGAGATGATGCTGCACGCGACGACGGAGTCGGCGCACACCCTGCTGCTGGCGCGTCTGGCCGGCTCGCTGAAGATGCACCTCAAGGGCGAGGACGAGTCGCTCTACCCGCACCTGCTCACCCACGGTTCGGCCGAAGTGCGCATCAAGGCCGCCCAGTTCCAGATGAGCATGAGCGAGTTCAGCGAGCGTTTCGACCGGTTCTATCAGCGCTGGACCAAGGAAGGTTCCATCGCGTCGGATCCTGCCGGCTACCAGGCCGAGCTGCGCGTCATCATCGACTCGCTGGTGCGGCGCATGGATCTCGAGGACAACGAGCTCTACGCGCTGGCCGATCGCCTCAACGCCGCCTGA
- a CDS encoding alpha/beta hydrolase: MNGYDRFGEGPVHVLALHGWFGDERTFRPLEVATALDRFTYVTMAFRGYGASRDLTGTYTIEEIAADALALADALGWGRFHLLGHSMGGKAAQLLAALAPERVEKIVALAPVPAGATQFDAGSRALFEGATTQLDNRRRIIALSTGNRLTSAWVDRVARGSLRANDEAFAAYFRSWANIDLSARVAGSTTPVKVVIGRYDLSITERLMANTILKWFQNHEIVVMDNAGHYPMDETPIATATAIEAFLTA, encoded by the coding sequence ATGAACGGATACGATCGCTTCGGCGAGGGACCGGTGCACGTGCTCGCGCTCCACGGCTGGTTCGGCGACGAGCGGACGTTTCGGCCGCTCGAGGTCGCGACCGCACTCGACCGTTTCACCTACGTGACGATGGCGTTCCGCGGCTACGGTGCCTCGCGCGATCTCACCGGAACGTACACGATCGAAGAGATCGCCGCCGACGCGCTCGCGCTCGCCGACGCGCTGGGCTGGGGACGCTTCCACCTGCTCGGACACTCGATGGGCGGGAAGGCTGCGCAGCTGCTGGCGGCGCTCGCACCGGAGCGGGTCGAGAAGATCGTCGCGCTGGCGCCGGTGCCCGCCGGCGCGACGCAGTTCGACGCGGGCAGCCGCGCGCTCTTCGAGGGCGCGACCACGCAGCTCGACAACCGCCGGCGGATCATCGCGCTCTCGACGGGGAATCGCCTCACCTCGGCCTGGGTCGATCGCGTCGCGCGCGGATCGCTGCGCGCGAACGACGAGGCGTTCGCGGCATACTTCCGCTCGTGGGCGAACATCGATCTCTCGGCCCGCGTCGCCGGCAGCACGACGCCGGTGAAGGTCGTGATCGGACGCTACGATCTCTCGATCACCGAGCGGCTGATGGCGAACACGATCCTCAAGTGGTTCCAGAACCACGAGATCGTGGTCATGGACAACGCGGGGCACTACCCCATGGACGAGACGCCGATCGCGACCGCGACGGCGATCGAAGCGTTCTTGACCGCATGA
- a CDS encoding pyridoxamine 5'-phosphate oxidase family protein, with protein MSIVTDIAVLERLYGTPAEASIVKEVDRVTPAYRALIEASPFAVLATSGPEGLDCSPRGDRPGFVRVRDETTLLLPDRRGNNRVDSLRNIVRDPRVALLFLLPGSGTTLRVNGRAQVSIDPALLASFAVAERAPRSVVVVLVEAVYFQCARAIVRSELWNPDRYADPAALPSPGAILAELSTGRVGGEAYDRDWPVRARETLW; from the coding sequence ATGTCGATCGTGACGGACATCGCGGTGCTCGAGCGCCTCTACGGCACGCCTGCCGAGGCGTCGATCGTCAAGGAAGTCGATCGCGTGACGCCGGCGTACCGCGCGCTGATCGAAGCTTCACCGTTCGCGGTGCTCGCCACCAGCGGTCCCGAAGGGCTCGACTGCTCGCCGCGCGGCGACCGTCCGGGTTTCGTGCGCGTGCGGGACGAGACGACGCTGCTGCTGCCCGACCGCCGCGGCAACAACCGCGTCGACTCGCTGCGCAACATCGTGCGCGATCCGCGCGTCGCGCTCTTGTTCTTGCTGCCCGGCTCGGGAACGACGCTGCGCGTCAACGGCCGCGCGCAGGTCAGCATCGACCCGGCACTGCTGGCGTCGTTCGCCGTCGCGGAGCGAGCACCGCGTTCGGTCGTCGTCGTGCTCGTCGAGGCCGTGTACTTCCAGTGCGCACGCGCGATCGTGCGTTCGGAGCTGTGGAATCCCGACCGCTACGCCGATCCGGCGGCGTTGCCCAGTCCGGGTGCGATCTTGGCCGAGCTCAGCACCGGTCGCGTCGGCGGCGAAGCGTACGACCGCGACTGGCCGGTTCGGGCGCGCGAAACGCTCTGGTAA
- a CDS encoding FAD-dependent oxidoreductase yields the protein MITVQDVRRIPLFAGLPDPAASRVAANAADIRLRANEYFVGEGETPAFYVVLDGRMEILKRYGSTVVQLAERGPGEYVGETPILLGTSFFVSARTLEPTRLLRLEAQDFRWLLRVVDGVREQILEVVSQRTQGVSEETSAAPAPPIVLGSRYDERCHDVRDFLARNRIAFEWFDPADGACTRYGDIPRDQLPMLILPDGTKLSCPSPRQMAQALGLQTDPDHAEYDVTIVGGGPAGLAAAVYGASEGLRTLLIENFATGGQAGTSSRIENYLGFPSGLSGDDLADRARTQAERLGAEIIVARAAQRILPGSPLHTIELDGDVSVQSHAVVLATGVSYRKLQVPDIDRFLGTGVFYGAARSEASTTTGRDVVLVGGGNSAGQAAMFFSGYARKVTVLIRGASLNASMSHYLIEELATRDNIEIRTFGEIVAVYGREHLEGIDVRDPRDGSVEHWAVDAVFVFIGADAYTDWLPTEVIRDERGYVCTGRDVRDLLESEHRDWPNVRDPFLLESSVPGIFAAGDVRHGSVKRVAAGVGEGSMTIAFVHQYLASLPQAAPV from the coding sequence ATGATCACGGTCCAGGACGTCCGCCGGATCCCGCTGTTCGCGGGCTTGCCCGACCCCGCCGCCTCGCGGGTGGCGGCCAACGCCGCCGACATCCGCTTGCGGGCCAACGAGTATTTCGTCGGCGAAGGTGAGACGCCGGCGTTCTACGTCGTGCTCGACGGCCGCATGGAGATCCTCAAGCGCTACGGTTCCACGGTGGTGCAGCTGGCCGAGCGCGGACCGGGCGAGTACGTCGGCGAGACGCCGATCCTGCTCGGGACGTCGTTCTTCGTCAGTGCGCGCACGCTGGAGCCGACGCGCCTGCTGCGGCTCGAGGCGCAAGACTTCCGCTGGCTGCTGCGCGTCGTCGACGGCGTCCGCGAGCAGATCCTCGAGGTGGTCTCGCAGCGCACGCAGGGCGTGAGCGAGGAGACGTCGGCGGCGCCGGCGCCGCCGATCGTGCTGGGCAGCCGCTACGACGAGCGCTGTCACGACGTGCGCGATTTTCTGGCGCGCAATCGGATCGCATTCGAGTGGTTCGACCCGGCCGACGGTGCGTGCACGCGCTACGGCGACATCCCGCGCGACCAGTTGCCGATGCTGATCCTGCCCGACGGCACCAAGCTCAGCTGTCCCTCGCCGCGTCAAATGGCGCAAGCGCTCGGCCTGCAAACCGATCCGGACCATGCCGAGTACGACGTCACGATCGTCGGCGGCGGTCCGGCCGGTCTGGCGGCGGCGGTCTACGGTGCGTCGGAAGGGCTGCGCACGCTGCTGATCGAGAACTTCGCGACCGGCGGACAAGCCGGCACCTCGTCGCGCATCGAGAACTATCTCGGCTTCCCGTCCGGCCTCTCCGGCGACGACTTGGCCGACCGTGCGCGCACGCAGGCGGAGCGGCTGGGCGCCGAGATCATCGTCGCGCGGGCCGCGCAGCGCATCCTGCCCGGCTCCCCGCTCCACACCATCGAGCTGGACGGTGACGTCAGCGTGCAGTCACACGCGGTCGTCCTGGCAACGGGGGTCTCCTATCGCAAGCTGCAGGTCCCCGACATCGATCGCTTCTTGGGGACCGGCGTGTTCTACGGTGCCGCGCGCAGCGAGGCCAGCACGACGACCGGACGCGACGTCGTCCTGGTCGGCGGGGGGAACTCGGCGGGACAGGCCGCGATGTTCTTCTCGGGCTACGCGCGCAAGGTGACGGTGCTCATCCGCGGCGCCTCGCTCAACGCCTCGATGTCGCACTACCTGATCGAAGAGCTCGCGACGCGCGACAACATCGAGATCCGCACCTTCGGCGAGATCGTCGCCGTCTACGGCCGCGAGCACCTCGAAGGGATCGACGTGCGCGATCCGCGCGACGGCTCGGTCGAGCACTGGGCCGTCGACGCGGTCTTCGTCTTCATCGGCGCCGACGCGTACACCGACTGGCTGCCGACCGAGGTCATCCGCGACGAACGCGGCTACGTCTGCACCGGCCGCGACGTGCGCGACCTGCTCGAGTCCGAGCATCGCGACTGGCCCAACGTGCGCGACCCGTTCCTGCTCGAGAGCAGCGTACCGGGCATCTTCGCCGCGGGCGACGTTCGTCACGGTTCGGTCAAGCGCGTGGCAGCGGGGGTCGGCGAGGGCAGCATGACGATCGCGTTCGTGCACCAGTACCTGGCGTCGCTGCCGCAAGCGGCGCCCGTGTAG
- a CDS encoding substrate-binding domain-containing protein codes for MRSLRSTIAPLVLGLAAVLLPSAAGAATITVLSSFGMSEVINALAPAYQKQTGNTLVVYYDVGNLLLRRIAGGEPFDVAILPGDAMDRAVAGVEVDGPTRVVLARSGIGLAYKAGTPAPDVHDVDAFRRTILAARSVAYTTAGASGLYFISLCERLGIADQVKAKATVLQGGRTAELVASGRAALAAQQMSELLPVAGVAVVPFPPALQHDTPFVGALAAGSTKRAAGASLLRFLADPANAATIRAKGMEPG; via the coding sequence ATGCGTTCTCTCCGCTCGACGATCGCGCCGCTCGTCCTCGGGCTCGCGGCCGTGCTCCTGCCCTCGGCCGCCGGCGCGGCGACGATCACCGTGCTCAGCTCGTTCGGCATGTCCGAAGTGATCAACGCGCTCGCGCCCGCCTACCAGAAGCAGACCGGCAACACGCTGGTCGTGTACTACGACGTGGGAAATCTGCTGCTGCGGCGGATCGCCGGCGGCGAGCCGTTCGACGTCGCGATCCTGCCCGGCGACGCGATGGACCGCGCGGTCGCCGGCGTCGAGGTCGACGGCCCGACGCGCGTCGTGCTGGCGCGCTCGGGCATCGGCCTGGCCTACAAAGCCGGTACGCCGGCACCCGACGTGCACGACGTCGACGCCTTCCGGCGCACGATCTTGGCGGCCCGTTCGGTCGCCTATACGACCGCGGGCGCGAGCGGACTCTACTTCATCTCGCTGTGCGAGCGGCTCGGCATCGCCGATCAGGTCAAGGCGAAGGCGACGGTGCTGCAAGGCGGACGCACCGCGGAGCTGGTCGCGAGCGGCCGCGCCGCGTTGGCGGCGCAACAGATGAGCGAGCTGCTTCCGGTCGCGGGCGTGGCGGTCGTGCCGTTCCCGCCGGCGTTGCAGCACGACACGCCGTTCGTCGGAGCGCTCGCGGCCGGAAGCACCAAGCGCGCCGCCGGCGCGTCGCTGCTGCGTTTTCTCGCCGACCCAGCGAACGCGGCGACGATCCGCGCCAAAGGGATGGAGCCGGGCTAG
- a CDS encoding aldehyde reductase — translation MSTVLVTGGSGFIGSHTILQLLAAGHQVRTTVRNLSREPEVRTLLRGAGTEPGERLTFAQADLEHDAGWSAAVAGMEYVLHIASPFPATIPKDENELIVPAREGALRVLRAARDAGVKRVVLTSSFAAIGYGHPAQRAPFDETSWTNVEGAGVTAYVKSKTLAERAAWDFVASDGGSLELSVVNPVGVFGPVLGKDYATSILLVQRLMDGALPGCPRLSFGAVDVRDVADLHLRAMTHPAANGQRFLACAGDFMTIVQMARVLKERLGAAARRVPVRELPDWLIRVVALFDPQARQIVPELGKPKNATSAKAQELLSWSPRSREDALVATAQSLLRLGLLKEKAAA, via the coding sequence ATGAGCACCGTCTTGGTCACCGGCGGCTCCGGGTTCATCGGGAGTCACACCATCCTGCAGCTGCTGGCCGCGGGTCATCAGGTGCGCACGACCGTGCGCAACCTCTCGCGCGAGCCCGAGGTGCGCACGCTGCTGCGCGGGGCCGGCACCGAGCCCGGCGAGCGGTTGACGTTCGCGCAGGCCGATCTCGAGCACGACGCCGGCTGGTCCGCGGCGGTCGCCGGGATGGAGTACGTCCTGCACATCGCCTCACCGTTCCCGGCCACGATTCCGAAGGACGAGAACGAGTTGATCGTGCCGGCGCGCGAAGGCGCGCTGCGCGTCCTGCGCGCCGCACGCGACGCCGGGGTGAAGCGGGTCGTGCTGACCTCGTCGTTCGCGGCGATCGGGTACGGGCATCCGGCGCAGCGTGCGCCGTTCGACGAGACGAGTTGGACCAACGTCGAGGGCGCGGGCGTCACCGCCTACGTGAAATCGAAAACCCTTGCCGAACGCGCGGCGTGGGACTTCGTCGCGTCCGACGGCGGATCGCTCGAGCTGTCCGTCGTCAACCCCGTCGGCGTCTTCGGCCCGGTCCTGGGCAAGGACTACGCGACCTCGATCCTGCTCGTGCAGCGGCTGATGGACGGCGCGCTGCCGGGCTGCCCGCGGTTGAGCTTCGGCGCCGTCGACGTGCGTGACGTCGCCGACCTCCACCTGCGCGCGATGACGCACCCCGCGGCGAACGGCCAGCGGTTTCTGGCGTGCGCCGGCGACTTCATGACGATCGTTCAGATGGCGCGCGTGCTCAAAGAGCGGCTCGGTGCCGCGGCGCGGCGCGTTCCGGTCCGCGAACTTCCCGACTGGCTGATTCGCGTGGTCGCGTTGTTCGATCCGCAGGCACGTCAGATCGTGCCGGAACTGGGCAAACCGAAGAACGCGACCAGTGCGAAGGCGCAAGAGCTCTTGAGCTGGTCGCCGCGCTCGCGCGAAGACGCGTTGGTCGCCACCGCGCAGAGCCTGCTGCGCCTCGGCTTGCTGAAAGAAAAGGCGGCCGCGTAG
- a CDS encoding sigma factor-like helix-turn-helix DNA-binding protein: protein MHSILQVSPSRPPLRAADAFNAALARYRGELHVYGYRLLGSFADAEAVVGETLVRMQRERDYARERAALQRRLYGIATEAALDFLRANDRRTGSGASIADMLWLQPYPDRLLDAVERALPDAAGIARSTIDLTFLGTLQLLTLRQRAVLVLRSIHGWSAADTAATLGMTVTAVNSALQRARAALRDRRNGGETLPDRTTDDERATVDRWIMLRREADSVRANGIGEWVRVPTDANRQPALANYVRRGNAVEYTAHGLDVLRVARDRVVEVVSFPPRVFAWFELPAALPVRRR, encoded by the coding sequence ATGCACTCGATCCTGCAGGTCAGCCCGAGCCGCCCGCCGCTGCGGGCCGCCGATGCCTTCAACGCCGCGCTGGCGCGGTATCGTGGCGAGCTGCACGTGTACGGTTACCGCTTGCTCGGGTCGTTCGCCGACGCGGAAGCCGTGGTCGGCGAGACGCTGGTCCGGATGCAGCGCGAGCGCGACTACGCCCGCGAGCGCGCCGCGCTCCAGCGCCGCCTCTACGGCATCGCCACCGAAGCGGCGTTGGACTTCCTGCGCGCCAACGACCGGCGCACGGGGAGCGGCGCGAGCATCGCGGACATGCTCTGGCTGCAGCCCTACCCGGACCGGCTGCTCGACGCGGTCGAGCGCGCGCTCCCCGACGCCGCGGGCATCGCCCGCTCCACGATCGATCTGACCTTCCTGGGCACGCTGCAGCTGCTCACGCTGCGGCAACGCGCGGTGCTCGTGCTGCGCAGCATCCACGGCTGGAGCGCGGCCGACACGGCGGCGACACTGGGAATGACCGTCACCGCCGTCAACAGCGCGCTCCAGCGCGCGCGTGCCGCCTTACGCGACCGGCGCAACGGGGGCGAGACGTTGCCCGATCGCACGACGGACGACGAACGCGCGACCGTGGACCGCTGGATCATGCTGCGCCGCGAAGCCGACTCGGTGCGCGCGAACGGCATCGGCGAGTGGGTGCGCGTGCCGACCGATGCGAACCGGCAACCCGCGCTCGCCAATTACGTCCGGCGCGGCAACGCGGTCGAGTACACGGCGCACGGGCTCGACGTCCTGCGCGTCGCGCGCGACCGGGTCGTCGAGGTGGTCAGCTTCCCGCCGCGCGTGTTCGCGTGGTTCGAGCTACCCGCGGCGCTGCCGGTCAGGCGGCGTTGA
- the zwf gene encoding glucose-6-phosphate dehydrogenase yields the protein MRKIPPGVGPKHSQVVVLFGATGDLARRKLLPGLFRLCSMGFVPGCRIVGVSLDELDVEGFRALARAALDQFATHPVTDGDWKIFSDNLDYVPLSAGAQALHDAVERAEARLGGEAHRLHYLSVPPNAALAAVQMLGAADLVARSRVIMEKPFGTDLASAVALNAKLHEVFDEQQIFRIDHFLGKEPAQNILAFRFANGLFEPIWNRNFIDHVQIDVPETLGLDKRAAFYESTGAFRDMVVTHLFQILGFMAMEPPTSLEPGPIGEEKNKVFRSMVPLDPRDVVRGQYVGYRHEEGVDPESDVETFVALKCSIDNWRWAGVPFFLRTGKRLAEGQRIISIAFREPPKTMFPVGSGVGSQGPDHLTFDLADASKMSLSFYGKRPGPGMRLDKLSLQFAMRDTALISDVLEAYERLILDAMRGDHTLFTTAEGIERLWEVSTPLLEAPPPVRLYDPGSWGPKSIHQLVAPHAWRLPFERAWRDPNNMGS from the coding sequence GTGCGCAAGATACCTCCGGGCGTCGGTCCGAAACACTCGCAGGTCGTCGTCTTGTTCGGCGCGACCGGCGATCTCGCGCGGCGCAAGCTGCTGCCGGGACTCTTCCGGCTGTGCAGCATGGGGTTCGTGCCCGGCTGCCGCATCGTCGGCGTTTCGCTCGACGAGCTCGACGTCGAGGGCTTCCGCGCGCTGGCGCGCGCCGCGCTCGACCAGTTCGCGACCCATCCGGTCACCGACGGCGACTGGAAGATCTTCTCGGACAACCTCGACTACGTGCCGCTCTCGGCCGGCGCGCAAGCGCTGCACGACGCGGTCGAGCGCGCCGAAGCGCGCCTGGGCGGCGAGGCCCACCGGCTGCACTACTTGAGCGTGCCGCCGAACGCGGCGCTGGCGGCGGTGCAGATGCTCGGCGCCGCCGACCTGGTGGCGCGCTCGCGCGTGATCATGGAGAAGCCGTTCGGCACCGATCTCGCCAGCGCGGTCGCGCTGAACGCGAAGCTGCACGAGGTCTTCGACGAGCAGCAGATCTTCCGCATCGATCATTTCCTGGGCAAGGAGCCGGCGCAGAACATCCTGGCCTTCCGCTTCGCCAACGGTCTGTTCGAGCCGATCTGGAACCGCAACTTCATCGATCACGTGCAGATCGACGTCCCCGAGACGCTGGGCTTGGACAAGCGCGCCGCGTTCTACGAGTCGACCGGCGCGTTCCGCGACATGGTCGTCACGCACTTGTTCCAGATCCTCGGCTTCATGGCGATGGAGCCGCCGACCTCACTCGAGCCGGGGCCGATCGGCGAAGAGAAGAACAAGGTCTTCCGCAGCATGGTGCCGCTCGACCCGCGCGACGTCGTGCGCGGGCAGTACGTCGGCTATCGCCACGAAGAGGGGGTCGATCCCGAGTCCGACGTCGAGACGTTCGTCGCGCTCAAGTGCAGCATCGACAACTGGCGCTGGGCCGGCGTGCCGTTCTTCTTGCGCACCGGCAAGCGGCTCGCCGAGGGCCAGCGCATCATCTCGATCGCCTTTCGCGAGCCGCCCAAGACGATGTTCCCGGTCGGCTCGGGCGTCGGCTCGCAAGGCCCCGATCACCTGACCTTCGATTTGGCCGACGCCTCGAAGATGTCGCTCTCGTTCTACGGCAAGCGGCCCGGCCCCGGAATGCGGCTGGACAAGCTGAGTCTGCAGTTCGCCATGCGCGACACGGCGCTGATCAGCGACGTGCTCGAGGCCTACGAGCGGCTGATCCTCGATGCGATGCGCGGCGATCACACGCTGTTCACCACCGCCGAGGGGATCGAACGCCTGTGGGAAGTGTCGACGCCGCTGCTCGAGGCGCCGCCGCCGGTCCGCCTCTACGACCCGGGCTCGTGGGGGCCGAAGTCGATTCACCAGCTGGTCGCGCCACACGCCTGGCGGCTGCCGTTCGAACGCGCATGGCGCGACCCGAACAACATGGGGAGCTGA
- a CDS encoding fasciclin domain-containing protein produces the protein MINRITALAATLLLGVAAPAMAQSSMSGSMSSMHDPMVGGAPMYASKNIVQNAVNSKDHTTLVALVKKAGLVDTLEGPGPFTVIAPTNEAFAKLPKATVDKVTSDPALLKKVLTYHVLAGRVTAADIAAKIKAGDGKAELMTLEGEPITATMSGQDIALSGKGGGTAIVTIPNVYQSNGIIHVVNGVLIP, from the coding sequence ATGATCAACCGCATCACCGCGCTCGCGGCGACGCTTCTGCTGGGCGTCGCGGCGCCGGCCATGGCACAATCTTCGATGTCGGGCTCGATGAGCTCGATGCACGACCCGATGGTCGGCGGCGCGCCGATGTACGCCTCGAAGAACATCGTGCAGAACGCCGTCAACTCGAAGGATCACACGACCCTGGTCGCGCTGGTCAAGAAGGCCGGCCTGGTCGACACGCTCGAGGGTCCGGGCCCGTTCACCGTCATCGCGCCGACCAACGAAGCGTTCGCGAAGCTGCCGAAGGCGACGGTCGACAAGGTCACCTCGGATCCGGCGCTGCTCAAGAAAGTGCTCACCTATCACGTGCTCGCCGGCCGCGTCACTGCCGCCGACATCGCCGCGAAGATCAAGGCCGGCGACGGCAAGGCCGAGCTGATGACGCTCGAAGGTGAGCCGATCACCGCGACGATGAGCGGCCAGGATATCGCGCTCAGCGGCAAGGGCGGCGGCACGGCGATCGTCACGATCCCCAACGTCTACCAGTCGAACGGCATCATCCACGTCGTGAACGGCGTCCTCATCCCCTAA